A window of the Apostichopus japonicus isolate 1M-3 chromosome 8, ASM3797524v1, whole genome shotgun sequence genome harbors these coding sequences:
- the LOC139971194 gene encoding uncharacterized protein yields the protein MPRRTRPRSYPASVGELKEQDNARAVAAAEAAAALVPKPPLDQQFSEEGVEKRITFPTQVRFHSAVRQEDNVELYKLLELNGNILDVNATNHQKMTPLHQAVANRNLDTVKILLCHGADCNIQDIRGHSPLHAAAASGFKQAVSLMILFGANLSLLTNDRLLPADVAKDTTTTNMLMKEMCRQIQHELFMDKYGFIFRGIEQWQRFSSFCCEVIFITWSTLKSFALDIYNRAKDDGGGDNT from the coding sequence ATGCCGCGACGCACTCGGCCCAGATCTTATCCCGCCTCCGTTGGCGAACTGAAAGAACAAGACAATGCGCGGGCTGTCGCCGCGGCGGAGGCGGCCGCGGCACTGGTACCGAAACCACCATTGGACCAACAGTTCAGCGAAGAAGGAGTCGAGAAACGGATAACATTCCCAACACAGGTACGTTTCCATTCAGCGGTGAGGCAAGAAGACAATGTGGAATTATACAAACTTTTAGAACTAAACGGAAACATATTAGACGTAAATGCTACCAACCATCAAAAGATGACCCCGCTTCACCAGGCGGTGGCCAATCGAAATTTAGATACAGTGAAGATTCTTCTCTGTCATGGTGCCGACTGTAATATTCAAGACATTAGGGGACATTCTCCACTTCACGCAGCCGCAGCTAGTGGTTTTAAGCAAGCTGTCAGCTTGATGATTCTCTTTGGCGCCAATTTATCGTTGCTAACTAATGACAGGTTACTTCCGGCCGACGTTGCTAAGGACACGACCACTACCAATATGCTTATGAAGGAAATGTGTAGGCAAATTCAGCACGAGCTGTTCATGGACAAATATGGATTTATCTTTCGAGGAATAGAACAATGGCAGAGGTTTTCGTCTTTTTGTTGTGAAGTAATTTTCATTACTTGGTCTACATTAAAATCTTTTGCTCTTGACATTTATAATCGTGCTAAAGACGATGGGGGAGGGGATAACACGTAG